The Daphnia carinata strain CSIRO-1 chromosome 1, CSIRO_AGI_Dcar_HiC_V3, whole genome shotgun sequence sequence AGAGAGCCGAACTGAAACTAATTGTCACTTCAGCCACATTGGATGCCGTCAAATTTTCTCAGTACTTTTTCGAGGCGCCCATCTTCACTATTCCCGGTCGAACCTTTCCGGTCGAGATCCTGTATACTCGAGAACCCGAGACTGATTACTTGGACGCATCACTCATTACTGTCATGCAGATTCACCTTAATGAGCCACCAGGCGATATTCTGCTTTTCTTGACGGGTCAAGAAGAGATCGACACTGCTTGCGAGATTCTCTACGAGCGCATGAAGTCCATGGGTCCTGACGTACCGGAGCTCATTATTCTTCCAGTCTATTCAGCCCTCCCGTCCGAAATGCAAACTCGAATTTTCGAGCCCGCTCCACCCGGTTCAAGAAAAGTCGTCATCGCCACCAACATTGCCGAGACCAGCCTTACTATCGACGGCATCTACTACGTCGTCGATCCAGGTTTCGTCAAGCAAAAGGTCTACAATTCCAAGACGGGCATGGACTCTTTGGTAGTGACACCCATCTCACAAGCGCAAGCCAAACAGCGAGCTGGACGAGCCGGACGTACTGGGCCTGGAAAGACCTACCGCTTGTATACAGAGAGAGCTTACCGTGATGAAATGCTCGCCACCCCTGTTCCTGAAATTCAGCGTACTAATCTTGCCTCCACCGTCTTGCAACTCAAAGCCATGGGCATCAACGACCTGCTCAATTTCGATTTCATGGACGCTCCCCCGGTAGAATCGCTAATCATGGCTCTTGAACAGCTCCATTCTCTCTCTGCCTTGGATGACGAAGGATTACTCACCCGTCTGGGTCGACGTATGGCTGAGTTTCCTCTCGAACCTTCACTTTCCAAGATGCTCATCATGTCTGTTCACCTGGTAAGGACATTTAAACAAGAGTAACCATGACTATTATAGTTGactgtttttattattattcatttctgTGTTTTTAGATGTGTTCTGATGAAATTTTGACAGTGGTGTCAATGTTGTCAGTTCAGAATGTTTTCTACCGACCCAAAGATAAGCAGCAATTAGCAGACCAGAAAAAAGCCAAGTTCAATCAAGCTGAAGGAGATCACATCACCTTACTGGCTGTGTACAATTCttggaaaaataataagttcAGCAGTGCTTGGTGTTACGAGAATTTCGTGCAGATGCGTACCCTTAAACGAGCGCAGGATGTACGTAAACAGCTTTTGGGTATCATGGATCGGTATGTATAACcttataaataaataatattgcGATATAATCTTAAAAGTGTTTCATGTTTATCATTTAAAACAGGCACAAATTGGATGTAGTATCTGCAGGCAAAAATACGGCTAGAGTTCAAAAAGCCATATGTTCCGGCTTCTTCCGTAACGCAGCAAAGAAAGACCCACAGGAAGGCTATCGGACGCTGGTGGACGGCCAAGTAGTCTACATTCACCCGAGCAGCGCAATCTTTAACCGACAACCCGAGTGGGTCGTCTACCACGAGTTGGTTCAGACTACGAAAGAGTACATGCGCGAAGTGACCGTCATCGATGCCAAATGGTTGGTGGAATTTGCGCCggcctttttcaaattctccGACCCGACCAAGCTCAGCAAAGTCAAGAGGAATCAACGTCTCGAGCCGCTCTACAACAAATACGAAGAGCCCAATTCTTGGCGTATTTCCAGGCAGCGGCGTCTTCGACGAAACTAACATTTTTAACAATTTACAAATGTCGACTGTCATTCGGGGGGAATTATTCCTCGTTTTGTATGCATTACGATTCGTTCCATACACAACTGATTTAATGATAAACTGGCAACGCAGTActttgttatttatttgtaGCCCCGGCAACGACAAACTTGCCGAATCAATGTCAGTTATATCCCAGTCCTGTTTGTAGTGCTTTTGTCAAAAAGCACAGTGGTAGAAACGTGACGTTGTAAAAACTCGTTTAAAAGTAGAAAGAAAGCAATGCCTCCGAAGAAATCAGACAAGTGGAAATCTGGTGGTGGCAAGAAAGGGAAAGGTGCAAAAGGAGACGGATCAAAGGGTAAAAAGAAAGGTGGCAAAAAGAAGGTGAAAGCCAAGTTGAGCGAAGATGCTAAAAACAGGCAACAGGAGCAACGAGCTGCCGTCGAGGAAGAAAGGAGAAGGATGAGGGAAGAATTGATCAATTCTTTTCTCCGGGTAAGCTATACTCCCTGTTGATATAGCACAGCCATATTAATCAGCTGATCATTTGTGTAAAAAAACTAGCATAAACTCATAAAAGAGCAGAATTTGACCCGACTTAATCAAAGTAAACTGATTGAAAAATGGAGGCATGTCCTTCGCGACGCGAAAAGCCAAGAGCTTTCCAGGGAACTAGAAGTAAagaacattttgattttctacaaAATGTTGACTCACGTTTTTAATGCAACACCCGTTAATGTTGTAGTTAATGAAATTAGATTTTGATAAACGCTACACGGAGAACGTAACTGAAATCAACCGTTTGATGGAATCTTTGCTCCAGAGCGGATTGGATTTCGTTCAGATATGCGATCGCCAAAAAATGGAAAGTGACAGAACTTACGGTtggtttctcttcttcaataCCGATTTAATGTAGTGactaattaaaattttgcGTGATGATATATTTCGTTCTTCATCAGAGGAACACGTGGCCAGACTAAAGGCTTTCGGGAACGTTTATGAACAGGAAAGTAAATCATTTAAAGCCACCATAGCCAAGGATTATCAAAAAGCTATGGCATGTcaccaagaagaaaagcgtTCGCTGCTGTGTACTATTAACACTCTGCAATCGCATTATCGCGACAGCTATACAGCCCAGAAAGCCAACTTTCAAGTCCGTAAAGACGATATCATTAATCAGGTACTGCATTGCTGGAGTTAGAGCAAGTATTTATACAAAGAGGTAACGTGTTGTTTTAACCCTGTGCATATTTACCGTTTCTGTTTGCAGGGTCTGGAAGACGAGCAGACAATCCGTCAGAATCTGGAGCGACGGTTAGAGAACAGCTGGCAGCAATTACATGAGAATTGCGTCGATAGCGGCGAGTTAGACGACCAACGTTGGGCCTTGTACTCTCTTTTACGTAGGAGGGATCAAATCGCATGCGAGCAGCAGCATAGCGCTGAAAATCGTTTAGAAAAGCTCTCCAAGGCTGTCAACAAAATCCATGAAAAACACAACTGTCACGAGCACAGCACGCAAGAATTGATAGAGCGCCGCAACGAACTGCATGACAGGAGAGAACGTTGGCGACTCAGGTTACTAAAACAACAGCATCAACATGCCGAAAGACTGAAAGCAGTGGCAGCAAGTTCGAGTGATGCGGCCGAATATCTCGAACAATTGGTTAGGCAAGGTGTGCTCATTTTGCGATCGGCTCAACGTTGTCGTCTTTTAAAACCGCAGCCGAGTTCCGGTTCGTCGTCAAATTCGTCCGTCGCGTCGCCGTCCTCGGAGCCCTTTCAATATTTTTGGACAAGGTTCAACCATTCTTACCTTGAGACAGTCCTTTTACAACGACATCGGGCTGCTATTGTACGCGGACGCACGGCTGAGGCCGCTCGACTTCAAAAGGAGGTCGGCATCCCCACGCGCTGGAGTTTGAATGGCACAAGTTTGGCTATTCATCCGGAGAAATAATAACGCTGGTTCTCGTAAAaaggcctttttctttccctcgcCAGGTTCCCTCTCCTTCCGGCCTTCACTAAACTGTTTGCTTCGTCGCTTTTATCGTTCAAATGGCAATCATTGAAA is a genomic window containing:
- the LOC130696154 gene encoding dynein regulatory complex subunit 2-like; this encodes MPPKKSDKWKSGGGKKGKGAKGDGSKGKKKGGKKKVKAKLSEDAKNRQQEQRAAVEEERRRMREELINSFLRHKLIKEQNLTRLNQSKLIEKWRHVLRDAKSQELSRELELMKLDFDKRYTENVTEINRLMESLLQSGLDFVQICDRQKMESDRTYEEHVARLKAFGNVYEQESKSFKATIAKDYQKAMACHQEEKRSLLCTINTLQSHYRDSYTAQKANFQVRKDDIINQGLEDEQTIRQNLERRLENSWQQLHENCVDSGELDDQRWALYSLLRRRDQIACEQQHSAENRLEKLSKAVNKIHEKHNCHEHSTQELIERRNELHDRRERWRLRLLKQQHQHAERLKAVAASSSDAAEYLEQLVRQGVLILRSAQRCRLLKPQPSSGSSSNSSVASPSSEPFQYFWTRFNHSYLETVLLQRHRAAIVRGRTAEAARLQKEVGIPTRWSLNGTSLAIHPEK